One part of the Synergistota bacterium genome encodes these proteins:
- the cobU gene encoding bifunctional adenosylcobinamide kinase/adenosylcobinamide-phosphate guanylyltransferase — translation MIVLITGGIRSGKSSFAIKYALSKNYKKLAFLATGVPFDEEMKHRIEKHKMERSNLFETFEEPIYVPELLKQISPKYELIIVDCMTTYLANLYHYQLDVESFLNSFFETIKQTVSNLIIVTNEVGLSIIPENKLARNYMEKLADINKRIAHIANEVYFMISGIEVKIK, via the coding sequence ATGATAGTTTTAATAACAGGAGGAATAAGGTCAGGCAAGAGCTCCTTCGCAATCAAATATGCTCTCAGTAAGAACTATAAGAAATTGGCCTTTTTAGCTACAGGCGTTCCATTCGATGAAGAAATGAAACATAGAATAGAAAAACATAAAATGGAACGCTCAAACTTATTTGAAACCTTTGAAGAACCTATATATGTTCCAGAGCTTCTTAAACAAATTAGTCCAAAGTACGAGCTTATAATAGTTGACTGTATGACCACATATCTTGCTAACCTCTATCACTATCAATTAGACGTAGAAAGCTTCCTTAATTCTTTCTTTGAAACGATCAAACAAACAGTTTCAAACTTAATCATAGTAACAAACGAAGTCGGGCTCTCTATCATTCCAGAAAACAAGCTCGCAAGAAACTATATGGAAAAGTTGGCTGATATAAACAAAAGGATCGCTCACATAGCTAACGAAGTTTACT